Proteins encoded in a region of the Dreissena polymorpha isolate Duluth1 chromosome 6, UMN_Dpol_1.0, whole genome shotgun sequence genome:
- the LOC127836392 gene encoding uncharacterized protein LOC127836392 has product MSVKLRDNNPNIADLSDLFRPTKLAEMFNELYVNQWTSAFTILQDQLSERSAVEFLLDVFLLAYDFCSSELQKTWQFVCKWYIDEDTNTQLRKQLKDARKAKVLLLSEEVARVFLRHIYNVCSDEKVKGLLSGPFVNGYILESVNIALLMCACDPPVLVACPGLEGWPVYSNNFTEVQGKLNTPERTEARFVDKRHSHNVDVLVHSNNGELSNSAIDVKDVELKDISESRTTSADMNPVILIGRESKSGGSFDSDTERNSIVKAKSLIQTTYYGSMNNATEGSACLGNLNDAVTAHEMASINSANMKAEKFGFGAPKMNANVITNQPSKSVENAAFDRGLYRDYTTKGPRVEFFVWPVLYLHVGGPLLAKGIAQGTKWGIKTDASSMWSWRILVPEANVSVTNVNIRVAEERSTGDIGARLSAVGNIEARLLDASSSDIETRLTLTNAPFNVESRGSEAVMSKGEIEDRLRDATSSAETMDSQVPDAHCPMEDSVSRISEARVGDNEDDVEQTNDLCGTIKTQASDSDEQPVDNEDMSTNF; this is encoded by the exons ATGTCTGTAAAACTGAGAGACAACAATCCGAACATCGCCGATCTCAGTGACCTCTTCAGACCTACAAAACTGGCGGAGATGTTTAATGAACTGTACGTCAACCAGTGGACTAGTGCTTTCACCATCTTACAAGACCAGCTGTCCGAAAGAAGCGCTGTCGAATTTTTGCTAGATGTCTTTTTA CTCGCCTACGATTTTTGTTCGAGTGAACTGCAGAAGACGTGGCAATTTGTCTGTAAATGGTATATTGACGAG GATACTAACACGCAGTTACGGAAACAATTAAAAGATGCAAGGAAAGCAAAAGTCTTGCTCCTTTCTGAGGAGGTCGCCAGA GTGTTCCTGAGGCATATCTACAACGTTTGCAGCGATGAAAAGGTGAAAGGCTTGCTATCTGGACCATTTGTGAATGGTTACATTTTGGAAAGCGTGAACATTGCACTACTCATGTGTGCCTGCGATCCACCAGTTCTGGTGGCATGTCCTGGTTTAGAAGGCTGGCCTGTCTATTCGAACAACTTTACTG AAGTACAAGGGAAACTAAACACTCCTGAACGAACTGAAGCTCGCTTTGTCGACAAGCGTCATTCTCATAACGTTGACGTGCTTGTTCATTCTAACAACGGCGAGTTAAGTAATTCGGCAATTGATGTTAAAGACGTTGAACTCAAAGACATTTCAGAATCTAGAACAACAAGCGCAGACATGAATCCTGTTATTTTGATTGGCCGCGAATCTAAATCTGGAGGATCATTTGACTCAGACACGGAAAGGAATTCTATAGTTAAGGCCAAGTCGTTAATTCAGACGACTTACTACGGTTCCATGAACAACGCAACAGAAGGTTCGGCTTGCCTAGGTAACCTGAATGATGCAGTTACAGCACATGAAATGGCTTCAATAAATAGTGCAAACATGAAGGCCGAAAAGTTTGGCTTTGGTGCACCGAAAATGAATGCTAATGTCATTACAAACCAACCTTCAAAAAGTGTGGAAAATGCTGCATTTGACAGGGGTCTCTACAGGGACTACACTACCAAAGGACCGCGCGTGGAGTTCTTCGTATGGCCAGTGTTGTACCTACACGTCGGAGGGCCCCTTCTTGCCAAAGGAATTGCTCAGGGAACAAAATGGGGAATTAAAACGGACGCAAGCTCGATGTGGTCGTGGAGGATCCTTGTTCCAGAGGCAAACGTCTCTGTTACGAATGTTAATATCCGAGTAGCAGAAGAAAGGTCAACTGGAGATATTGGAGCCAGATTATCAGCAGTTGGAAATATTGAAGCCCGATTACTTGATGCTTCTTCTAGTGATATAGAAACCCGATTAACCCTAACAAATGCACCCTTTAATGTTGAATCCCGAGGATCAGAAGCAGTCATGTCAAAAGGAGAAATTGAAGACAGATTACGAGACGCTACGTCATCAGCTGAAACCATGGATTCTCAAGTACCAGACGCACATTGTCCAATGGAGGATTCTGTTTCACGAATATCAGAAGCTAGAGTTGGGGACAATGAAGACGATGTAGAACAGACGAACGACTTATGTGGGACTATTAAAACCCAAGCATCGGATTCGGATGAACAGCCGGTAGACAATGAAGATATGAGCACCAACTTTTAG